Genomic segment of Malania oleifera isolate guangnan ecotype guangnan chromosome 7, ASM2987363v1, whole genome shotgun sequence:
tgtatataattgatttTGGTCAAATTTTGTGAGAAGACGAACAATCATGAATATTCAAGATTTCATTCTTTTCCCATAAATTGTAAGCCTACAATTACGCCTTGTTGACGTTAGCTGTAGTTATCAGTTGCTAAGTGAATGAGCTCGCTGCAATTTATGTAGGATTTGACCCAAAGAAGGAACTTTGTGTTTTTTGTTGCATCTGAAGAAATGGGTTATTTTTTTCATCCTCATACTCATTTGCTTTAatgctgcatttgggagcatgaatttcatgccttggatttggatttggattttggTGGATTTGGACTGAACTCAATATAATTGTGTATTACATTTTATGTACATCCATACAATTCCAAACCTAAGACCTCTCCCAAACATAAGGGAATTATAAATTTCCTTGTGGGTATGTCTTCATCTCACACTATTAACTCTTGCAGTAGATGACTGATTCAATCTCTGCAACGTCCAAAGTGTCATGAAGTTTGCTGAATTATGCTAGGAATTATTTTAGAGCACTGGACTTGTATTTCTTTTGCATTTTCTTAAATTTATCTATTTTCCCCTTCTCTTTGCCATAGCTGGATTTTTAGGAAAATTGAGCAGGATCCATCAAAGTTGGTGGGAGGATCTATTGGCAGATTTTTGTTCACACAAATATATATGGCTTGCAGGAATTCAACATTGAGAAACTGCAACTTGTCGAAGCTGAAAAAAGAAAGATTAGGCAAGACTATGAGCGTAAGGCAAAGCAAGTGGAAGTTCGCAAGAAGATGTAAGTTGCTGACATTGTTTCCTCTTCTAGAGGTAGATCATAAGGCCATCACCTGCGGGGCAAACCTTGGCTTTCATATTGTTGTTAAACATGACTAGTTTGTATTTAAACCCAGGAGAATGGCAGTGATTGATGGCCTAATTTTGTAATTGGAAAAGATGGTTATGATAAGGTTTCTAAAATAGAAGATCTCAATTGGCATTTGCATGACTTTTTGCAAGCTATAGTAGGAGCATTGGATGATCTATCTTGTAGTTCATTTGTAGAATAAGTTTGCTTTGTTATAATAGGCATTGGCAAACCATCTGTGTGTCAAAAAGCAAATGACAATTGAAGTTGCAACGGAGTGAATGGATTTTATAGTGACACGTCTAATGATTGATACTTTTTGTTGATTAATGATATTTGACCAAAATCTCAACCTCAATTTCTTTTAGCATACCTTTTTAGATAACTAAGAAAATTATCttaagagagaaaaaaagaattaCAAGTAGTCAGCAAGGTTCCTCTCAAGTcacaaaagaagagagagagagagagagagagagagagacaactTAAACTCAGCCCAACCCAGAAATCAATGAACTTGATAATGAAAAAGAATAccaagtaaaaataataataaaatccttttatctctttataattttaattacaaGTTCAATATTTGTTCCATCTAAAGTTTGCCGTAATTTTACCAAATTCTAGATCTGCTTAAATTGCGTATGTTTCTGATTGTAGCTTAAAATTTGTATGCACTAGAGTGATGTTTAAAAATAGAAGTGTTTACATCTGGAGTAGACTTAATTGATCGGAATACTTTTTTAATAAATGAGGCTTTAGACTAAATTGTATTGACTGATAAATCAACAGAATTCTTTTTTGGATTCTCAGAAGCCTGATTTGCATTTTTCAAGGTTGCGTTATCTTTTAATATTTAGCAAATGTGAGAGATGTTTAGACCATTGCCGCTAGAAAAGTTTTgcacttatataaaacttctctTGTGTTTCATTGGAAACATATATCCTTATATTGGCTTCTAATTGAAGTTGGGATATACTAATGTCCATTTTGTTTATTACATTTTTCTCTTGAACTTCAGACCATTTGATTTCTGCAAATGTTGTGATCCAGTGAGTACTCAACACAGCTGAATGCTTCCCGTATTAAATTTCTTCAAGCGCAAGATGATGTGGTGAATTCCATGAAAGATTCTGCTAGCAAGGAACTGTTGCGTGTTTCTAATGACAAAAATGGATACAAAAGACTTTTGAAAGATTTGATTGTTCAGGTATGCAATGTGCATCAATTTGCTTCATCTGTGTTAAGCTTGTATAATATTATTTGTATGCTTTACACCTTTTCAGCGGCCCTATCCactaatttgaaatttttaatccTGGCAACCAATGCTTAACGTTTTGTTGTGGCCTCTTCATTGAAATGGTAAGTCCTATTGATTCTGGATCTGTTTCCTTGAACTTCCAGGGTTTGATATGGCTAAAGGAGCCATCGGTGTTGTTACGTTGCAGAGAGGTTGACCGTGGGCTAGTTGAGTCTGTCCTGGAGAAAGCAAAACAAGAATATTCTAACAAAACAAAATTACACACTCCTAAAGTCATCATCGACAACAGTGTATTTCTCCCACCAGCTCCAGCCAGTGCCGATCCCCATGCTTCTTTTTGGTAAAATTTTTGTGATTGCACCTGCAAATTCCTGCATCTTTTGATGGGTTGCCAAATCATACTCCTGGATTTACATTGTCACTCCTATAGGATCGTGTTAGGATTCGTAAAATGACTTTGTTCTTATATGTTGACTATTATATTTGCTATTATGTATGGTCCACAGATGATAGTTTTAGTTTCATGTATTGAGTCTTTAAGAATAGGTTACAGCTTATTCCACATAATTTGACGTATACACATCAGGAAACATTGCACGATTTGCTGATTTAAGGTTTAGATTTTTGCAGACAACAGAGTATATCTAGACTCCCAGATTCTTCCAGCATGCTTCTATATTGTTGCTTTTTCTTGTTTTAGATTGCATACTGTATGTTGTTGCTATTTTACAATTCTAAAGTCATATTATGGATTCACTTGTAACCATTTTCCTGAATTTTTCATGGTTCGAAAGCTCGGGAGGAGTGGTGTTGGCTTCACAAGATGGGAAGATAGTATGTGAGAACACTTTGGATGCTCGTCTGGATGTCGCTTTCCGTCAAAAACTACCCGAGGTACATCTGCAACATATCGATTCATTTGATGGTTGCTATCAGCGGTTTCATTTTTTGCTCCCAACAGCTTGAATTTGTTTACCCAAATTTTTGTCCACTGTGCACCTGTGTCCAGGCTACGTCGCTCTCTAAATTTATAGGCAATGTTCTACAGTACCTTTCATTTTACATGCTACTTCATGAagtaaataagaaatatcagaaAGAgcgataaataaaataaaaactgaaaaattATCTGATTTTACTTTGTTAAtctttgcaattttttttttataatttttttggcTCATCCATGCAGATCAGAAAGCTTCTTTTGGGTAGTGTGGGCGTCTGACTGGAACTTCTGATTGAAGCAGGAAGCTTGGGGATTATTTGGATGGAATTCGGGCATATCTTCATTCGTTTTTTTTCAGATTAGAAGACCTTTGGTGGTAATTATTTGATTGTATTGTTCTGTAATAATTCTGTGTTGGTTATtagttgaaaaataaaaaaattaattgatttcAGCTGGTGTTACAAATTTCTTGCTCTCATTTGTAGACTGATTGTTGTGTTGCATAATTAGTGTTCTGCTATTTATAAATGCAAAATAACCTCAGTTTAATTCTGAAGATTAATAGGAGGCAATCTACCTGTTTTTGCccattatatttataaaataaaatagaaaattcttTTACAATTTCTATTATAAAATTTTTACTCGATGATTAATTTAGTAAACATGACTTCTACTAATAACAATCATGTTTTCAATCTTCCCTCTTTTATCATTTATTACTATTTATGACTTGAAAGTTGACAAACCCAAGTGTAAACATGAGGGAAGAGGATGTTATTTTCAATAGTCTTACAAGTTACATTTTAAGCATAACGTTCATAAATCATGGACACAGATAAATttgataaaaattaaatttaaataccttTAGGACCCTGATTATCTCTATAACTCTCCATTATCTTTCACAAAAAGGACTATTGTGTGAAAATGGGCCTATTTAATTGCCAAAACAGTTTTGAAAATtcttatttctttaaaaaaaaaaaaaaacctaatttgGCCCTcgatttttttctctcttctgtTTTTTGAAGGATTCTCCGCAGGTCTTAAAGAGCTAGGTTTTAACACAATTTACTAATTTAGAAAAGTGGATTacaaataataaagtaacaaATTCTTCTCCCTCTCTTCCATACGAATATAGAACATACATTTTTGGGGGGCTGTTGACTGTATTGCAGGCGAACTCATGACTAGATTAAACTCCAGTAAATGCAGGCAGCAGAGGGGACCTGCTCATACATTATGGCCTTATGCTTGCATCCATATATTTATTCTCAACTTGTAGAACATTTGGCTTGTAATCTCTCAGCTGGAGCCTTCAATTGTGGTGACATTCCTCTTTGCTCGATGCTATACCATAACCATCTCAGCTCGGAAACTGCCCGTTTCTACTGAAACTCCCGTGCATTCATTAATGCATGATACCGCTGTTCTGTGTCCCACCGCCAAAAACCGAACTGCAAAATTGAACTTTTAACTAGGAAACAGAATGCCTCCTGGTCCTACCAGATTTCCCTTCTGTCCGTGATTTCCTCCCTTGCTTCAGTCGTTTCCCCCCAGTTGGAGCATTGAAAATTCCAATCCTCCCGATCCCTTTAGAAATTGAGGTCAAGAAAGTTTTCCCATTTCCTGATTTCTCCAGCATCCCTTGTTTCATGAACGCCTGCTCCTTCTCCAACTCACTGAGCCTCACTCGCATTCTTGAAATCTCTAGCTTCAGTTCTCGGTTCTCCCTCCTCAAGGAAGCGTAATTGTCTCGTGGGGACATTGCTGCACTGGCAACACCACTGCTAATTTTTTGCGACATAAATCCATCTCCAGAACTACTGGATAGGGCATTTGTTAGGCGAATCTGCTCGAAATAGAGGACTCGTACAGTCATTTGGACTGGGAGCCGATCATTCTGTGCTGCATGATGACAGGCTTCTTGAGATAGCTTTTGGCAATCTATGAACTTGCACAGCTTCTTACACTCATGCTCAGTTAACATTGGATGGGCCTAATcaggggaaaaaaaattttaagatacACAGACCCAAAAAAGTTAAGAGTCGTCTACAAATTTCATCAGATCAGTCAAGATGTCAAAGCTGGACAAGTTTTTCTAAAGCATATTGGATCAAGTTTATAACCTAAAAAAACAACCATCATAACATTATAGCCACCAAAATAAAAGTACAAGATGCTATTTATGGGGGAAAAAAAGAGACCCACCCCTAGAGCAACTGTTAAAGAAAACAGTATTTACTATAGGGCAATCAGAAAAACATAAGGGGCTTAAAATGCACTGATTTGTTAGGAAGCCCAAATGCTGTATGCCCACACTCTGAGGTTATGCCAATGAGGATAATTCACACGTCAATTAGAAAACAAAAGCGGGTTAATAACACTAATCACAGAGAGGTGTGTGACAATAGATGTAAAAGCAAGCACGAGTATTATATTGCAAGAAATGCCAAGATGGTATTGATGGCATTCTATCATTTAAGATGAAAATCTACCTTCAAATATATATCAATAGCTCTGTAGAGCCCATCATCAATGACACGAGCATAATCAGGCAGTATCTCAATCATGGCGATGAATTTTTGTGAAGTCA
This window contains:
- the LOC131160129 gene encoding V-type proton ATPase subunit E1 isoform X2, producing MNDADVSKQIQQMVRFIRQEAEEKANEISVSAEEEFNIEKLQLVEAEKRKIRQDYERKAKQVEVRKKIEYSTQLNASRIKFLQAQDDVVNSMKDSASKELLRVSNDKNGYKRLLKDLIVQGLIWLKEPSVLLRCREVDRGLVESVLEKAKQEYSNKTKLHTPKVIIDNSVFLPPAPASADPHASFCSGGVVLASQDGKIVCENTLDARLDVAFRQKLPEIRKLLLGSVGV
- the LOC131160129 gene encoding V-type proton ATPase subunit E1 isoform X1, with protein sequence MNDADVSKQIQQMVRFIRQEAEEKANEISVSAEEEFNIEKLQLVEAEKRKIRQDYERKAKQVEVRKKIEYSTQLNASRIKFLQAQDDVVNSMKDSASKELLRVSNDKNGYKRLLKDLIVQGLIWLKEPSVLLRCREVDRGLVESVLEKAKQEYSNKTKLHTPKVIIDNSVFLPPAPASADPHASFCSGGVVLASQDGKIVCENTLDARLDVAFRQKLPEVHLQHIDSFDGCYQRFHFLLPTA